The following nucleotide sequence is from Saimiri boliviensis isolate mSaiBol1 chromosome 6, mSaiBol1.pri, whole genome shotgun sequence.
ggtgtgtgtgtgtgtgtgtggacagtgACACCTAGGAGAGGCTAGGAATAGGTTTGTTTTATTCCTGTTTGGGGTGGTTGGCGTGGTTTGGTGGGCAGGGTTAAGTTTTTGATACGGTTAATTTGAGGTGATGGCCAATATACACTTGACATTCCTGGGGGGCCGTTGAAGATCAAGTCTGGGAAGTCTATTAGCTGGGGCCTGGGTGAGCTGAGCCCAGCAGGTGACGGAAAACGCGGGGAGAGGGTCCTGCAGATTCTGACTTAGGAAAGGTCTCGGCTCTGCACACGTGCTCTCGCGGTCACCTTCCCCACGCCCGGCACGAGTCCCGGGACTTCGTCCCCAGGTCCCGCCCCTGTGGGCGGGGCGAGGCAGCGTCGCCGCGAGGCCACCCGGAAGACCGAGCCCGGTAGGCGCTGGCCCCGCCCCCTCCAGCCCCCGGGGTCGACCGGGGAAGGTGGGATGCTCTGATGGCCGGgcctgcggcggcggcggcggcggcggcggcagctgcGCTGGTGGCCGCCCTGCTCCTGCTGCGGCGTGAGGACCCGGGGCCGGGGGCTGGCCCTAGGTAAGCCCTCCGCGTCAGGGACCGAGCTGGGCCCGGACTCGTGGCTGGGCCGGGGATACCGTGGCGGATGCCCTGTGGTGCCCGTAGCTTGTGGCACCTGGGCGCACCCTCCAGCTCGGGCCCCTCCGGATGGGCGGGCTGGCTCAGGTGCGGGGATGGCCCAGCAGCCGCGCCCTGCACGTGACTCTCAGCACTTTCCCCTGGGCCGGGGCTGCGGAGAATAACAATATCCTTCTCCCGAACAGATAAACAGCCCTTGTTCCTCGGGGAAGGACCGGCAGTCCCCTGACACCCTAAGACCGGCAACTGTCCATGTTATTTCCCCAGCATGGCGGAAACAGAAGCACTGTCGAAGCTTCGGGAAGACTTCAGGATGCAGAATAAATCCGTCTTTATTTTGGGCGCCAGCGGAGAAACCGGCAGAGTGCTCTTAAAGGAAATCCTGGAGCAGGCCCTGTTCGCCAAAGTCACGCTCATTGGCAGGAGGAAGCTCACCTTCGAGGAGGAAGCTTATAAAAATGTGGTGGGTATTTGAGCTGGGACTCAAATGGCCCCCCAGTGATTCTGCGAGGTGAACATATTACATGCCTAAAAGCTGAACACTGCTCTGCCAGTGGTGAGGGTAGCGAGAGGCCGTCAAAACTTGGCCGAGAGTGGTCTGTGAGAGTCCCCCCCGGAAGTCCGACTCCTGGATTGTAGCCCAGGTGTGCCCTGCTCCCTCTCATTGTGTGGCCTCGGGCAAAGCCCTTCTCGCCATCTGCAGCCCTATAGAGCTGGGTCTGGGTTGTAATGTGGGTGGGGGCTGCTGAGAGAGAACACTGTTTTCAGGGTCCTACAAGCTGGCTTCTAGAGGCAGCCCTGACAATTTTCTCAGCCACTTTGCTGATTTTGTCAACCTGTGCACTTCACACGAATGTCAGGAATTCTGAAACTGCTTTGCAGAGTGAGAAAAGTCTGTGGCAGTGAAAGGTGGGGTTATTTACTTATAAGAATAACCTTGCCCTGCCTGACTTCCCAGGCTTGTGTCTGGAAATGGAATATACCCTTCACTCAAAGttacactttgtgtgtgtgtgtgtgtgtgtgtgtgtgtgtgtgtgtgtgtgagatggagtcttgctctgttccccaggctggagtgtagtggcatgatctcggctcactgcaacctctgcctttcaggttcaagtgattctcctgcctcagcttcccggtagctggactgcaggcatgcatgcgccaccgcgcccagctaatttttgtatttttagaaaagacaagagttcaccatgtttgccagcttggtctcaaactcctgagctcagatgatgctcttgcttcagcctcccaaagtgctgagattacaggcatgagccactgcgtccagctcaAGTTACACTTTCGTGATTATAGAAATGATATACCAGACTTCTGTATGGTCATGACTCCCTAAATATCAGAAGCCTGAGTTTCTTGGAGATTCTGTTCTTTAATTAAAGGGAATTATCTGTGAACTGCAAGAAATTAATATAGTGTGATCCCAAGATACTACAGCTACAGAATTTGGCCCCACAGGTTTCATAGGAAGAACATTTCAAATAACAAGCCATCTTGCAAATAAATGTTCTTAATTCTCACAGGTCTGTGTTGAGGTGTGAATGCCTTTGGTCCATCAGGACTTGTCTATTTAAAACAGACATCTTTgatcaggctgaggcaggtaatgTGTTCTTACCAGCTTCATTGTTTGTGTCAGATATTCAGAATAATTAGAAACTGAAATTGaaggctgggcgctgtggttcatgctagtaatcccagcactttgggaggcctgaggcagaCGGCTTtctcaaggtcaagagttcaagaccatcctggcaaacatggtgaaaccccgtctctactcaaaatacaaaaaattagccgggcatgatggcatgtgcctgtaatctcagttactcaggaggctgaggctcgagaATCATTtgacccaagagatggaggttgcagtgagcagaaattgtgccactgcactccagcctaggtgatagagcgggactccatctcaaaaaaaagaaagaaacaaattgaaATCCGTGCTTTGAGTGTCCAGTTTTGGTGGCACATCTTTTGACTAGGTACTTTGTGaaactctatttttctttcatgtatgcagggtcaaaaaaattattttcagagttgATGGTAAGGATGGAAACTAACATTTTTTCTGAATTCCTGGATGATAGAAATTtatcatgctttcttttttaagttatacAGCAAACTTATAAGGTTAGGTGGAAGTTCTTAATCTTCTGTGTGCATGAGAATTAAGGTgggtgcttgttaaaaatgcagactcaaaaaaaaaaaaaagataatcacttGCTAACCGAGGAagtaggccctcaccagacactgaatctgccagcaccttgatcgtGGACTTCCCATTCTCCAGAACTATGAAGAAGAAATGCCTGCTGcttaaacctaaaaaaaaaaaaaaaaaaaaaagcagactgaTTCAGAACTATTGGTGTGGGATGTAGGAATATGCCTTTCTATTAAGCACTCCCTTACTAATTATAATGCAAATGGTTCATGGATTGGACTGAAGGAAAGATTATCACCCACATtttacagctgaaaaaaaaaaaagctgtagtgTATGATGAATAACTTCCCACAATTATATGTCTAGTGAGTAGCAAGCCCAAGATTTGAAGCCAGGTCTTCTTTAAGATGCCAGACACTGTCCCTTGCCCTCACATCATACCTCAGTGGTCTCCTTCCTGGTAAGCTACACAcagatcttttatttttccagaaagaGGTTTTAATTGAACCTGGCTTCAGAAATCTGGACCACCCCTAGTCCAGTTATATGAGTTATATGGACTGTGGACATATGTGTGTATTGTTGATTTTCAATTGAGGTTCATTGTTTTTTGGTTGGAGAAAGGAATTTGTACAATTTGATGATGTTAAGTGGACAGGCCTATCAGTAATGTTCTGTAACTTAGTCTTTAAATCTAGAGGGAGTTTTTGGTCTGTTGTTTAAGTAACATGAAACTACATATAACTGTGTCCTTGCCTAGAATCAAGAAGTGGTGGACTTTGAAAAGCTGAATGACTACGCTTCTGCCTTTCAAGGTCATGATGTCGGATTCTGTTGCCTGGGTACCACCAGAGCGAAAGCTGGGGCGGTAAGGAAGGCATTTGCTCTTTTCCCTTTTTGCTGGCCAGTAATGTCAAGGATTCTTTTCTcgctcattctttttctttgggcCTGTTGCAATGCTTAAATGTGAATAAGCCCTTATTGTTTAAAATTCTGTATGCTGCACTAACCTTTGCTATCCTTCAATAGTGCTGTTAAGTTCATCTTTCAAAGTAATCCTTGAGTTCAGGCCCCTGTGTTGAAAACACTGTAAATATTTACAGGATTTTGCCTATTATGAATATCGCTATCACTACATCCCCTGAGTAAGGCAAACCACGATGTCTGAGTAAAACTAATTGGTTTATGCTATTAAcagtcagctttttttttctcttaataaatgttttaaatttgaaatgttcTCTCTCACTTGAGCGATTTGCTTTAACCTATTCATGTCAAGCTTTAAACTTCTGTGATAGAACATCAAAACACAGGCACGATTCAACCAGCCTCCAGCGATGACTCAGCCCTCAGCAATGATTCAACCCCAGTGATGATTCAGTCTTTACTGACGCAAAACTCTTttaacacacattttattttctttttaatagtgtTCTAAATTGAGTCAGCTCCTGTCCAGAAGTCATAGTTTACTACATAGTTAGAAGTCAGAGTTTACTACATGGATTCTGGTCAAATGTTAATGCAGGTACCtcttatttaatttattccttGACTTTAGTTTATCGCTCTGGCAGAATTTACTTGCTGGAGCTGAAcagacctgcacgttctgcacatatatcccagaacttaaagtaaaataaaaaatatacaataatgaatacataaaacagaagaaagtgaaaaaagtaaataaataaagttggttagcccgggcacagtggctcatacctgtgatcccagcaaaatatttattaaaaaaacaaaatatatatatttaatatacaatagtatatatgtatagcatatataaatgtataaattatacacacacacacacacacacacacacacacacgactctGTCATGGGAACTCTCTTTAGGTTTATAAGCCAGGCCCTTTCACCTGAATTATTAAGGGAGCATATAGTGAAGAATTATTCATTTATACCAACCGAGTAGTTAGATTCAGATGTATTTCTCTGGGCCTCCTTGTGATGCAAATCATAATTCTCTGTATGCTTTCAATCAAGATGTATTTCCGTATCTTCTGTGGTTCTGCATCTCTACCCTGGAACACAGCTGGGATTTGAGCTCTGTGATGGGAACTGTGGATTATAGGGAAGTTTGACTCTCCCAGGAATTGGCACATTATCTCTCCTAGAAAGGGTCATTCTCCTGCCTAACAGTCTTTTCTGTCCCAGGCATAGTCACAAGTGGTGTGCCCTCCAAAAGCATTGAAAAACTTTTGTTCCAGGACACTGCAGGTTTGTCTCAAGTGCCaacctggtgtggtggtgagtcAGCAAAACAAAACGCTGCATTAGGCATAGAAGGGCTGATTTTCATGACATAAGGCAAATCTCATTATAGAGTGTGCCAGGGAAAAGTCTAAACTGCTTTTTGTGTTCAAATTGGATAATGCAATTTTAATCAGAGGAATTGTGTGTCTTCACtgtccagaattttcttttttaatagggTTGGTTCTCTACCTCTCAGGCTACTCAATACCTTTTGTTCTCCTTTAAAATCAATTTGGAAAGATAAAAGTAATTAACTAGTAAGCAAGAATAGACTAATGAGCCTAGACTATTTACCTAACTTAGAAATGAATTAGTACTTAAATGATTTAAGAGGTTAGTGGTGGAAAGCAAGCTGACACTTATACCAgaaaagagttttgtttgtttttcagggcttttttaaaattttaaactaatttgGAGTGGGTACAATATAAAGTTGGGAGGTTGTGATAACTTTAGCCAGTATGAAAGAGGTGACAGTTGATAAGTGGCTAAGTAACAATAGTGTTTTAAGTGGGGGTTGTGGATTTCCAAGTTTATCCCAGCTGGTGTTCAGGGTCAGCAGTCCTCTCTGTAGAAAAGAGTTCACTGAGTGGTTTCTCGGATGAGTACTACAAAGCTAGTGGCAAACGTAGTACACTTTACTGGGGATTTTGTAACTGGAACACCCCATATATTGCCTTAGCCATCTGGGTTTCCAGTAGAGAAACTTTGAGAAATTCAGAGTTTCTGTCTCAGTTTTGAgatcctctgagtagctgggttatTTCCCTATGATGTtgagtgtattagtttgctagggctgccataacctgggtggcttaaacaacagaaatgtattgagTCATAGTTCTGGAGAGTAGAAGTTTGAGATCCAAGTCTCAGCAGGTTTGTCAGTGCTCCGAGGCTGAACCCTGTGAGGTTCAAGGCTCTCTCTTTGACTTATAGATGGcagccttctctctgtgtctctttatGTGGTGTTTTCACTGAATACCCCATCTATGTccacatttcccctttttataagaacactagTCATAATGGATTAGGGACCACCCTATTTAGTATGATCtgatcttaactaattacatctgcagtgaacttatttctaaataaggtcatattctgaggtcCTGGGTGTTAGGAGTTCAACATATACGTTTTGTGGGGATATAATCCAATCCACAAAATTTGGTCTACTCAGGTTTCTATTGACACTGGTGCTAGGGAAAGGTTTATTAGCCTTCTTCAGCTGTTTGGAAGACTATTTCCTTTAGCAGTAGCTCTGTAAATGCCAATCTTTCTTTTCACATTCACAGAACATAGTTGTTGAATCAATGTACTGGCTCCCTGACTTGGCCCTGATTCAGATCTACTGGATCAGAATCTCTGAAGTTGGAAGcttggaatctgtatttttaataggctCCTTGGGAGATCCTGTTGTAGTCAACTCTGTCCTTCTTGTTGAACCTGCTTTCAAGAGGCATTGGGGTGTATTAATTATCCTCACTTGCTGGTTTTCTGGGTACTGTGTCCTAGATAACCTTCACCTTGCTTTAGTGAATAACTTGTTGCTAGTGAAGATTGAAATAGCCTTCAAAAACCAGATCGGTATTGTCCTGGAGTGGAGCATAAAAACTTAAAGATGCCGGTGAGAATAGTTCATTTCCCCTTATTTGTATCAAGAGAAGGATTTGATTAGTAAATTCAAGGTGGTTCGATGTGGTTTCATCTTTCCATTTGTATCCTCACCTGGTAGTAGGCTCCAGAAGTCCAGATTCCTGGATTCTGTTGAGTAGATGATGTCATTAATGTGATTAATGTGGCCACTGTAACATTTATTAGGCTTCCTTAGAATCTCATAGCTTCTGATTCTAATGATCTACTCTTCTAATTCAGAGGTTTGCACTATAGCCTGTGGGCCAGATAGAGCCTGCCACCTGCTTTTGTACAGCCTGTGAGCTAAGAatgcctttatatttttaaatggttaaaaaattcGAAAGAATAATGTCATACCACGTGAACATGTAAACACTTCACATTTTAGTCTTTATACATAAAGTGGTGTTGGGACACAGCCCTGCTCATTACTTTATGTATTATcagtggctgcttttgtgctattAATATAATGGTAGAGCTATATCGTTGGAATGGAGGCCTGCAAAGCTAAACATAGTTACTGTCTGatcctttacaggaaaagtttgccCACCCTTGTTCTAATCTCTGTTGTTTTATTTGATGTCTAGGAGGGGGCTTGTGAAGTGGCGAGGTCCTAGCTGGTTCAAGGGACCCAGATCACAAGCCCTGTTTGGATGCCAAGTAGCTGTGGAGCCTGGAGTTTGCTGGTTAGCTTTTGGAGGCCACTGCCTCCTTGTCTGTCAGAGGGACATGACCAGTGAACCCGCCTTCCTACTGCAAAattcttagagacagagtctcattctttcacccaggctggagtgcagtggtgtgatttcagctcactgcagcagtGCGAttttggtcactgcagcctcgacctacccagctcaagcaatcctcctactttagcctgccaagtagctgtgaccacaggcacaggccaccactgctggctaatttttgtatacttttgtaaagacagggtttcactatgcttcccagattggtcttgaactcctgagctcaagtgatctgcttgcctcagcctcccaaaatgctgggattaccatgagccaccacactggcctgcATAATTCTTTGACTCTATGAAACAGAGAAGAATGCCCcaaatggaaaactttttttgagaACATATAGATTGACCAAGGAATCCTCAGAAtctgctttatttcatttatctatcCAGAGTTCTTTCCCTAACCAAGATCTTTCTCCTACCATTGAACATCAAATATAGAGAGGCCCTCGAGGACACAAACAAAAGGTGCCTCAGATTATACCACTTGGTGTCCATCAGCATCTTTGTTTTCTGGTCTGATTTATAGGTTGGATTGAaaaggaagtgaaggagaaagaaccTGAAGCAGAAATATGGCCAAGTGGGACAAAAGTGAGACAGAATGATAGACGTACCTTCTTGGAAAAAGATCCCCATGATTTACTTTTttagtaaattaattaattaattttttagagacagggtctcactgtattgcaaAGGCTagactcaaattcctgggatccagcaatcttcctgcctcagcctcctgagtagctggaaccacagaccaTCGTACCTGGCCCCATGACCTTCTTGAGTCGTTTAGATGTGCTTACTTGTGTTACCAATCAGCACTGAAATACTATACCTTGTTAGGACGAGTTGTTCTTAAGCCAGAGTGTTGCTTCTAGTTTTCAGGCACTGGTAAGGAAGATTAGAAGAAATATTTAGTAGCTTTGGATTTTAGTAAGACTTAAGAGTAGTTGGAGAATTTGTTGCCTTTGATGTTTGTGGAGCCTATGAGGATATTTCTACTGAGTGTGGTATACtgtgtttattctttttgagagggTGCTGGGGAAGGACTTTATAGTGGGAACTTatttaattaattcctttttctaGAAGGGACTTGGGTTCCTAGCTTAGAGTAAGACACACTGGCTTGTGAAGACACGATGACATATGGACTTAATACTCTCAGAAGAAATGTCTGTCTTTTCTCTTGCCACCTGGTTAGGGAAACTAAGTACGGTTCTTCGAAAAATTGTGTTTCTGAGATATGAAGTAGcttgttttagtttttctgttgttttttagtCGAGCTATTGGAGAACAATAAAGGGTATGAATAAGATTTTAAAGATTGCTcctttcatctgtaaatagaaTGTTCCTCACTCTAAAGAAAATTGGTGTGTGTTGATATCTCCTAGCCAGTCACCAAGGACCCAtgcttcattttgatttttaagtcTTTGAAAGTTGTTGACCCTTTTGCCTTTGAGTTTCATTCACCAACTAAAAGGCCACGCCATCAGGGTGACGGAAGTGAAATTCAAAATTTAGTGGGCTTGGAAAAACGCGTTATTTATAAGCAGCTTGAAGGCTCAGAGGATTTGTGAAATCGTTTTGGATTAACAGCCATTGATTgctaataaaacaatatttagctTTGTCCAGAGAACAGCAATGGAGAAAGGTATGGGCACCCTGTCAACAGGCCCCATTGAGCGGGCATGATGGGCTAAGTGTGGGGGTCTCTGCGGCAGCGTGGGTGCTCGTCCTTCAAGGAGTGGTTGTCAGTTGTTAGTGAGGCTGTTGAAAGGAAGGACGCCAGAGTCTGATGGCTGGGGTGGTATTGATGTGCCTTAGCTGACTAATCAGATTGAAAAAGTCCCATGGTATTTATGTCACTTTAATTTTCATCAAACAATTGAAGACGACAGCACTCTATTAAGGAGAAGTTGATCCATAACTAAAGCTAAATAAATTAGGGTCTCAGTTAATCAAATTATCCTTTCACCGGCTCTGGATTAAGTGAGAGAGACAGCGTCGGTTCAGAGACTTGTGATTGGCTGAATCTTtcccttatttttaaagaagcagatgaaagaaaaagtattttgacAGAGACAACTATACTAATCCTTCCCATCAATCGTGCTAAAACAATGTCTTTGACTAGTCAGCTGTGTCATTTTGTTGTGAATAACCTGTCATTAAATTCAGAGTTCTGGTGAACTGGCATGAGGGGAAGATAtagatgtgaaagaaaaatttagtgttttagaatttttctatGTAGTTTTGGGCTGTTTCTTGGCACACTTTCAGCACATTTAAAGTCTCAATCTGGAGAATGGCTCTGAGGATAATCACCTCTCTCAGGATGTGCTGAGTATTAAAATTGGTTTGCTTTACACTGATTTTAAAAGCAGTAGCATGAATTTGAGTCTGTATGTAGACAGCTTGGCAAGTCTGTTGTTTAGAATTCAGTGTCAAAGTATACAACACAAAAGGAGATGGTGACGACTCATGGGTAAAAAGGTAAGTTAATATTACCCATAAACTAAGGTAGAAAAAGTAAGGCAGAAAAACAACAGTGTCCTCCAGGTGGTGGATATAGTTAAAAATGGACTTGTGAGTGATGGGAAAGGAGGATGAGGAAGGCTTTTAGGCAAtggtaatgttctatttcttgatctaggAATTGGTGGCAGAGCATGTTCAGTTTATGAAAATTTTTTGAGCTCTATACTTATGTTTACTTTTATGATATACTTCCATACAAAGTTAGAAAATCCGCATGGGCCTattgttttaaaactgaattcTGTATTAGTTTCTATTGCTGCTTTAAGAAATTCctcaaatttagcagcttaagaCAACACAAATTTATCATCTTAGAAGTCTGACATGGGTTTCCCTGAggtaaaatcaaggtgttgacagagCTGCATTCCCTTCTGGGAGGCTGTAGGGGAAAAACCATTTCCAtacctttttcagcttctagaagcCTTGGCCTGTGGTCCCCCTCCCATCCTCAACGCCAGCAATGTGGTAGCCAAGCCCTTCTTATGTTGCATCACTCTAACCTCCTCTTCTGTGTCCCTCTTTTACTTTCAAGGAcacttgtgattacactgggcccacGTGAATAATTCAGACTAACCTCTCTATTTCAGGGTCAGCTGATTAGCACCCTAATTCTAAATGCTAAATTTCAAAAACACTGAATTTCTCTTCCACATCTATTTCTTCCCCTCATGCTGGTTCACTAGAACTCTGATTTTAATAACGGGTTTGTTACTCACAACAAAATTGCACAGTTGACTAGTgaaataaattcagttttttttgttgttgttgttcgtttAGCATGATTCATCTTGCTTCTGCCTAAATGACATCTATGATGGAATTCCCCATTGTCATGGAATCTAACATACTCACAAAGATTAGGACGTGAGCATCTTTGAGGGGCCATTATTCTCCCTACCCTAATTACGGATTAGTCATTTTCCTCAGCGAGAGAGAGTAGGGGATAAGAAGGAACATGGATACAGGGAAAAGAGCACTGCTCAGAGTCCAGATACTGCACTCTGCTGTCAGCTCTCCCACTTCCCAGCTGGCAGCCCGACCACTGGACCTTGGTTCCCATCTACATCATGAGGGGACTGGATGTGATATTTCCTAAGGTCCCTTCTAACATTCCATGAAAGATACATATCACCATACCAAATAGAACATTTAGAATCAGTTACTACTACAGagcaaattttcaaataaaaaatcaggCCCGGcatgggtggctcacacctgtaatcccagcacttcggaaggctgaggcatgcagatcacctgaggtcaggagttcaaggccagcctggctaatatggtgaaatcctgcctctactaaaatagaaaaattaactgggcctggttttgcatgcttataatcccatctactcaggaggctgaggcaggagaatcgcttgcaggagaattgcttgaacccaggaagcagaggctgtggtgagtggatatcacattactgcactccagcctgcatgacagagcaggactttgtctcaaaaaaaagaaaaaaaataattatttgggcAGTAATCCAGTCTTAAGATTTGGAATTCCTACTACTCTAAGATCTGATTCTATGATTGTGACTACCTATGAAGTTCAGCTTCAATAGACTAGACTTCTCTTCAGCTGTCTTGGGTTTGAGGATGCCAGAATTTATGGTGGTGTCAAGAGACTGTTACTCCATGGAATTCCCTTTTCTGGGTAAAGGTGCATGTCTTTCATTTAGGCCCTGGAAATGAGTCAATATTCTGTTATTTATGTCATTCTCTACCCCTCTCCTTTTATTGCCActtagttctgttttttttcaaactggatttgccttttctctgctttcattggatttttgttcattcatttttggaGCATTTACCATATGCCAGACATGTGCTGATGCTCAGAgatgaattaagaaaaaagaccTAGCCACTACCCTTCACTGGATTGAATCTAGACTGGGTGTCTCCAAACATTTTTGATTATAGACCcactaataaaaaaatttaaggatGCATTCCTTACTAATGTGTGAGGTACAGAAAAATTGGGAATTAAATAGACTTTGTTCTCTTAGTGCCTGGGAAGTATCCTCACCCATACTCAGAGACCCTACCATCTGAGAATCAAcacagaacaaaaaagaaagagaaaacttagAAGAGTGTAAGTTGTAAAGTtattaagacaaagaaaaaaatgtgtggcttaaaaataatttctcagccTGATCTTATTGTTCCCTTAGTTCTTTGCAGTTTGGTTTGGTGTCTGTGTTTCAATGTCATCGTCCTTGTTTCTTTATTGCAGTCCAGCCTTGCTGCTAAAGCTGGTATGTCTATTCTGAGGACCAGACCTGGAGCCTTTCCCAAGGTCTAGGCCCGAGTTTCATGTATTGCTTGGACGCATTTTATTTAGATCTCCATCTCTCCAGGCCTCCCAGCCTACTACCCAAGCCAAGTAGTAATCTTTAAGATGAACTTGCTGCTTTTTGGAAATAACTCACATCCTTTTCCCCCTCAGGAGGGATTTGTTCGGGTTGACAGAGATTATGTGCTGAGGTCTGCAGAGCTGGCAAAAGCTGGAGGGTGCAAACATTTCAACTTGCTGTCCTCTAAAGGAGCTGATAAGTCAAGCAGTTTTTTATATCTACAAGTTAAGGTTTGTGCATGTTTCTGTCTTTCATACACTTTAAAGAACTCTAGCTATTTGGCGgtactaaagaatacaaaatactatataatacaaaaagcaacaaatacattATATTATGCATTTTTATGGCTATGGGACTGCAGGAATATATTTAGTAAACAGGAATAATTTGAAAGACAATTTCCAATGTCTTCCTCTCTATTAATTATCCAGCAACAAATGGAATGAGATATGGCATCTCCGGCCTTGACTGTCAGGATGGCAACTTAGCATTGGAAGAGACTTGGAGGCAGTGATTCTTAAACTTTTCCATCAGTTTCCCTCACAGCTGAGAGGAAAGAAGAGCTTTTATTTGTCTGGAGATTTGAAGACATCTATTCCAAAGCAATATTCTGGTTACAAgctcaactttttcttttctcttgttttttttttttgagacaggttcccAAGCTGGAGTttaatggcgtgatcttgacttactgcaacctctgccttccggagg
It contains:
- the HTATIP2 gene encoding oxidoreductase HTATIP2 isoform X1, whose translation is MAGPAAAAAAAAAAALVAALLLLRREDPGPGAGPSMAETEALSKLREDFRMQNKSVFILGASGETGRVLLKEILEQALFAKVTLIGRRKLTFEEEAYKNVNQEVVDFEKLNDYASAFQGHDVGFCCLGTTRAKAGAEGFVRVDRDYVLRSAELAKAGGCKHFNLLSSKGADKSSSFLYLQVKGEVEARVEELEFDRYSVFRPGVLLCDRQESRPGEWFVRKFFGSLPASWASGHSVPVATVVRAMLNNAVRPSEKKMELLENKAIHDLGKADGSLKP
- the HTATIP2 gene encoding oxidoreductase HTATIP2 isoform X2 yields the protein MAETEALSKLREDFRMQNKSVFILGASGETGRVLLKEILEQALFAKVTLIGRRKLTFEEEAYKNVNQEVVDFEKLNDYASAFQGHDVGFCCLGTTRAKAGAEGFVRVDRDYVLRSAELAKAGGCKHFNLLSSKGADKSSSFLYLQVKGEVEARVEELEFDRYSVFRPGVLLCDRQESRPGEWFVRKFFGSLPASWASGHSVPVATVVRAMLNNAVRPSEKKMELLENKAIHDLGKADGSLKP